AAATGGTACTAGAAACTGTTACACTGTGAAACCAACACGAGACCAAGGCACCAAGTATTTGATCCGAGCAACCTTCTTGTATGGAAACTATGACAACATAGAACGATCCCCAACTTTCGATTTGTATATCGGAGCTGACCTTTGGGGTACAGTGGCAATTAAAGATGCATGGACTCCAATACACACTGAAATCATACATGTCCTTTCATCAGATCACTTTCATGTTTGTCTAGTAAACACACGTGGCGGAACTCCATTCATAACAGTATTGGAGCTAAGGCCTCTAGGAAACGAAATTTATGAGACAAAAAATGGCACGTTCCTAAGACTCTATAATCGCGCTGATTTTTCATCATCAACAGATAAAGAAatgttgaggttattcctcattCGCATGCTAGCTCTTACGACtattattaactaattaatttgctgattatgtgtatatatatatattaattagtgtATGTACGAAAAGGTATATTGATTATTAACCTATTTTTTTAATAGGTACAAGGACGATGCTTATGATCGTTTGTGGAGATCCTGCGGGAGAAACCAGTGGAAGCCTTTCTTAACTACTTCTCTTACTGATGTAAACTCTATCAAAAATGGAAAGTACCAAATACCGTTCACCGTCATGAACACTGCATACACTCGAGACAGAAATAGCACTGATGACATTATAATTGAATGGGATATCAGCAGCAGACCCACCGAAAGGTATTTCCTCTACTTTCATTTTGCAGAACTCGAACAGCTCGACGAGACCGAAACAAGAGAATTCAACATCTACGTTAATAATAATTTGTGGTACAAAAACGAGGTTCCCAAATACTTGGTCCAAAATACAATACAGAGCACCATTAATGGCACAGAAGTTGAAGGTGGAGTACCGAAACTGAGAATTTTGTTCAGAAAAACCGAAAAGTCAACTCTTCCGCCTCTTATAAATGCCATAGAGGTTTACGTGCAAAAGGAGCTCTCTCTAAAGGAAACCAACCAAATGGATGGTATGATTCTACATGTGTTATGAATGATGCTTAATTAAGCTGGAcagttatttttaattaattagtgggatcatataatataattttttatgagGAGTTAATATATaccaattaaatatatatatattctcacaAACATGCTATATATTTTtcacattaatttttttaatcccttatatatttttatataactcATCGATTCCAGCAAAAGCTATCTGGAATATCAAGGCCGTATATGAATTAAAGAGAAACTGGCAAGGAGATCCTTGTACCCCTAACGATTTCACGTGGGATGGCCTTGAGTGTGATTCCAATAATTCGCCTAACATTGTATCTTTGTAAGTCTTTTTTACATTTAATAAAAATTGTCATATCAAGGTTTTGTTCCAACTCTCTATTGACACGTTATTTGAAAATTAATGCAGGAATTTGTCGTCATGTGGACTAAAGGGAGAAATTGCTTCTTCCATTGCCAATCTGACTATGTTAAAGCATCTGTAATTAATTATCTCAATCACCACTCATGATATTCCACATTATAATAACAGAAATTCATATTATAATCAATTGTTTTATAATTACTACTTATTAGAGCATTTCGATCATTGTAGGGACTTATCAAACAACAGCCTGAGTGGGACCGTGCCTGAATTTTTGGCTCAACTTTCATCCTTGATAATTTTGCAAGTTTCTGATATCTggaattcactttcaaaatttacTTCACAGATGTGGTGAAAAATCTAAAATTACTTGTTTTATCCTCCCTTTTAATTTTCACAGAAACCTTAAAGGAAACAACCTCACAGGCTCAATCCCAGACGCACTCCTTGAAAGATCGAAGAATAATCAATTATATTTAAGGTGCCTTTGTCTGTTAAGAATCAATTTTAAGTtttcttaaaattaaaataaataaaaatgttgcCAAAGTATTTTTAATTTAATCCCCGCAATTGCTAAATTAATTCACTTTatatcttctcaatagctttgaTACAAACCTGGTCAGCAGTAGTCCATCTCCATGCTCATTATCGGGGTCGTCGTGCGGAAAGAAACAAAAGTTTGTTGTCCCACTCGTTGCTTCACTCGGCGGATCACTTTTTATCTTATTTATTATTGGGGCTATAATTTGTATCCTTAAAAGAAGATCAAGACAGCCACAGGCCCCTAAAGATTTTAGAGGTTAGAAAATTCTAGAATATCCTgttttatttttagattttaatCTGTAACTTATTTTGAAAATGTGCTAAGAAAAAGAATCTAGAGTGGGACTCTTTATTTCGATTTTTTAGACGGTATAAAAagataaaaaatcataaacaagaaaaaaaaaacatatttatgaagaacatatatgtttatagctcatatatttatatttgtttataacTACACCCTATATATTTTCTTTATTAGGCTTGAATATTGTTcacttttttaatataaaaaataaaataaaattatacatgtcattttattaaatatgaaaaattaaaaatttatattttctcaataaaataaataattaaaaaacattAATATTTACTATATATGATCTCAAATATAAATTTACGAAAAATTaaagtttttttgttttttgatattttcttaaaattataTTTCCATCGATAAAATGTTGATCTTTACATTTGTTGATGCAGAGTCCAATGGAGGAGAGAATGATGACCCAATTCTCTCAAAGAAGCAAGAATTTACGTACTCGGAGATTCAAAGAATAACCAACAACTTTGAGAGGATAATCGGTGAAGGGGGATTTGGAAAGGTTTACTACGGCAACTTAAAAGGCAATGAAGTTGCAGTGAAGATGCTCTCTCCCTCCTCACTCCAAGGGCATCAACAATTTCATGCAGAGGCAAAATATTATTCTAATTCTCTACACATATATAGCTatttaatgatatatatatatatgcaaatatatttatatatatatatcgaaacTAATATGTATCTTGTTCACTTATGTATTATACAGCTTAAGCTACTTTTGAGAGTTCATCATAGAAATTTGACTACTCTCGTTGGATATTGCAATGAGAAGGATCATATTGGACTCCTCTACGAATACATGGCCATGGGAAACTTAAGATCGTTACTTTTGGGTCTGTATTAAATTGTTCATACATATTAATATTTAGCCAATTTAATGTAAACTTTGGCCCTAAATTTATTAGCTTTCTCTTTACATGATAATTTAGACAAGATATAATTAATGCTGATCGAtcaatttatgtttaattaattaacatcattaatacttttttttttttatgaatgtcTAGGTAGAAGTCCCAGCATCTTAAGTTGGGAAGACAGACTTCGGATAGCAATAGACACAGCGCAGGGTTAGTAATGATAAcaacatatatattattatatggcttAAGATTTTGTCTAAACGGACCGTACCATTTTGAATTCTTTATATGTACTTGAGTTCCAATTTTATGTACCAAAGTTAATATATAGTTTATATATTTCAATCCATAATTTATCTAGAacttatgataattaattatatatttattataaaatatatatatcaataatcaatccagaTTATTGATTGTGAACAAAATTTGAgtcgttattattattattattattatttaaaataaaatctaaATGTACACAGACACACacggatttatatatatatatatataaattcctGTAATTGACTGCTCTTTAACTACTTGCCGACAGGACTTGAGTACTTGCACAACGGTTGCAAGCCGCCAATAATTCACAGAGATGTGAAGTCGACAAATATTTTGTTGAATGAAAAGTTCCAAGCTAAGCTAGGTGATTTTGGCGTGTCCAAGATTTTCTCGTACGAG
This genomic interval from Humulus lupulus chromosome 8, drHumLupu1.1, whole genome shotgun sequence contains the following:
- the LOC133794394 gene encoding putative leucine-rich repeat receptor-like protein kinase At2g19210 codes for the protein MVFSKHFLVPILLLQGALIIFPHLVRPQDLSGFISIDCGSSEMSNYINKTMGINMSYFSDQHFTDSGEKKEISQDYKEQMANEPQLWNVRSFPNGTRNCYTVKPTRDQGTKYLIRATFLYGNYDNIERSPTFDLYIGADLWGTVAIKDAWTPIHTEIIHVLSSDHFHVCLVNTRGGTPFITVLELRPLGNEIYETKNGTFLRLYNRADFSSSTDKEMLRYKDDAYDRLWRSCGRNQWKPFLTTSLTDVNSIKNGKYQIPFTVMNTAYTRDRNSTDDIIIEWDISSRPTERYFLYFHFAELEQLDETETREFNIYVNNNLWYKNEVPKYLVQNTIQSTINGTEVEGGVPKLRILFRKTEKSTLPPLINAIEVYVQKELSLKETNQMDAKAIWNIKAVYELKRNWQGDPCTPNDFTWDGLECDSNNSPNIVSLNLSSCGLKGEIASSIANLTMLKHLDLSNNSLSGTVPEFLAQLSSLIILNLKGNNLTGSIPDALLERSKNNQLYLSFDTNLVSSSPSPCSLSGSSCGKKQKFVVPLVASLGGSLFILFIIGAIICILKRRSRQPQAPKDFRESNGGENDDPILSKKQEFTYSEIQRITNNFERIIGEGGFGKVYYGNLKGNEVAVKMLSPSSLQGHQQFHAELKLLLRVHHRNLTTLVGYCNEKDHIGLLYEYMAMGNLRSLLLGRSPSILSWEDRLRIAIDTAQGLEYLHNGCKPPIIHRDVKSTNILLNEKFQAKLGDFGVSKIFSYEGDKQGVSGAFGVSTNVVGTPGYLDPEYYASNWLNEKSDVFSFGVVLLELITARPVLTKTRENAHICQWVGSKLVNGDIENIIDPKLEGFFCINTVWKAIEIAMACVSKTSTNRPTMIRVAIELKECLTAELTWKNNGGEVEPKDYLSVEMINNNMALEQLTPLAR